The sequence below is a genomic window from Euwallacea fornicatus isolate EFF26 chromosome 1, ASM4011564v1, whole genome shotgun sequence.
AGATTCAGTATTAGGAATGAACAGAGAGCAACTACCAGATAGGGGTACAGAATTGCATGCTATATCATCGGCTTCTAAACCGATTTCAGGTTGGACCATGAAGGAGGCAATTCAGGAGTGTAGAGAGGCATGTGGTGGTCATGGATATTTGAAAggtaaaaagataaataaaagtaatatcCAGCTTGTCAACTCAAATTGTAAAAGAATTTAAGTGGGATATTATGGCtgaattttataacaaaaaacatcAGGTTTCtcaattgtaaaatttttcatgccATATTTatctaacaattttattactctttaATAGCTATTCGACTAACAATTGAATCTAAAAGGTCCACACTATGATACTCTACATCacttattttgtaaatttttctaattgcGCGTATGTCACTAGTACAACCTAGCTCTGAAATATCAAGCACGTCGCCCTTTACCAAGgcaaaaatattgtttgatATTTCCGCATCACTTTTGTCATCATTGTTCTCTAACGTAACCACCAGCAAACCTTTACTTTTGTCATCCactccaaattttgataagCTCTGACTGATGTTCGATGATGGagacaaattatacaaaatttcagtaaatacGCTTTtggttgtttgttttttacttGTTAACGTTTTATTAGCTGCT
It includes:
- the LOC136343663 gene encoding EKC/KEOPS complex subunit TPRKB-like, encoding MNMAYYAVELDPSTGKTLKMQLYENVKNTMDLRKQIMNGELQCTIIKPELICDPFQVVIAANKTLTSKKQTTKSVFTEILYNLSPSSNISQSLSKFGVDDKSKGLLVVTLENNDDKSDAEISNNIFALVKGDVLDISELGCTSDIRAIRKIYKISDVEYHSVDLLDSIVSRIAIKE